A window of the Streptomyces formicae genome harbors these coding sequences:
- a CDS encoding alpha/beta fold hydrolase — protein sequence MSRLMKRSAEAAAPPVAARELTAVSADGSRIHVELHGPDDAPAVVLAHGWTCSTHFWAAQIRDLSADHRVIAYDQRGHGRTPAAVKAGHSTEALADDLEAVLATALEPGTKAVLAGHSMGGMTLMAAAGRPKFAEHAVAALLCSTGSSRLVAESLVVPLRPGPVRTRITRSILGSRAPLGPVTPLSKRILRYGTMGPGSAPEKVAECARIVHACPRPARVAWARVLAELDLDAGVRELRVPTAVVAGTADRLTPITHARALAEALPECVGLDELTGMGHMTPVEAPEAVSGRIRALVNAYLKQEEKAV from the coding sequence GTGAGCCGGCTCATGAAGCGGTCGGCCGAAGCGGCCGCCCCGCCCGTCGCCGCCCGCGAACTGACCGCCGTGTCGGCCGACGGCTCGCGCATCCACGTGGAGCTGCACGGCCCCGACGACGCTCCCGCCGTCGTCCTCGCCCACGGCTGGACCTGTTCCACCCACTTCTGGGCGGCCCAGATACGGGACCTGTCCGCCGATCACCGCGTGATCGCGTACGACCAGCGCGGCCACGGACGTACGCCCGCCGCCGTGAAGGCGGGGCACAGCACCGAGGCGCTCGCCGACGATCTGGAGGCGGTGCTCGCCACCGCGCTCGAACCCGGCACGAAGGCCGTGCTGGCCGGGCACTCCATGGGCGGGATGACGCTCATGGCGGCCGCAGGGCGGCCGAAGTTCGCGGAGCACGCCGTGGCCGCGCTGCTGTGCAGCACGGGCAGTTCGCGGCTCGTCGCCGAGTCGCTGGTGGTGCCGCTGCGCCCGGGGCCCGTACGGACCCGGATCACCCGCTCGATCCTCGGCTCGCGCGCCCCGCTCGGCCCGGTCACTCCGCTCTCCAAGCGGATCCTGCGGTACGGGACGATGGGGCCGGGCTCGGCCCCGGAGAAGGTCGCCGAGTGTGCCCGGATCGTGCACGCCTGCCCGCGGCCCGCCCGGGTGGCCTGGGCGCGGGTGCTCGCCGAGCTCGATCTCGACGCGGGCGTACGGGAGTTGCGGGTGCCGACCGCCGTCGTCGCGGGCACCGCCGACCGGCTCACCCCGATCACACACGCCCGCGCGCTGGCCGAGGCGCTGCCCGAGTGCGTGGGTCTCGACGAGCTCACCGGCATGGGGCACATGACGCCGGTGGAGGCACCCGAGGCGGTCAGCGGCCGGATCCGAGCGCTCGTGAACGCCTATCTGAAGCAGGAGGAGAAGGCCGTATGA
- a CDS encoding SDR family oxidoreductase, producing the protein MTKVSLEGQVAVVTGAARGVGELLARKLSARGARIALVGLEPEELKAVAGRLHTDCDHWHADVTDHEAMARVAQEVKERFGKVDIVVANAGVASGGPFAESDPDAWRRVVEVNLVGSAVTCRAFLPALMASRGYFLQIASLAAITPAPMMTAYCASKSGVEAFAHALRAEVAYKGVRVGVGYLSWTDTDMVRGADEDDVMRELRQRLPWPANRTYPLGPAVDRIVAGIERRKAHVYAQWWLGGMQSVRGALPGVIAAVGQREMRRFGPRLSGVATGLVGAGGAADQRERTGHTQRH; encoded by the coding sequence ATGACCAAGGTGAGTCTGGAGGGCCAGGTCGCCGTCGTCACGGGAGCGGCCCGCGGCGTCGGGGAGCTGCTGGCCCGCAAGCTGTCCGCGCGCGGCGCGAGGATCGCGCTCGTCGGCCTGGAGCCCGAGGAGCTGAAGGCCGTCGCGGGCCGGCTGCACACCGACTGCGACCACTGGCACGCCGACGTGACCGACCACGAGGCGATGGCACGGGTCGCGCAGGAGGTGAAGGAGCGGTTCGGCAAGGTCGACATCGTCGTCGCCAACGCGGGTGTCGCGTCCGGCGGGCCGTTCGCCGAATCCGACCCGGATGCGTGGCGGCGGGTCGTCGAGGTCAACCTCGTCGGCAGCGCGGTCACCTGCCGTGCCTTCCTGCCGGCGCTGATGGCGAGCCGCGGCTACTTCCTGCAGATCGCCTCGCTCGCCGCGATCACCCCGGCGCCGATGATGACGGCGTACTGCGCGTCCAAGTCGGGCGTGGAGGCGTTCGCCCACGCGCTGCGGGCGGAAGTCGCGTACAAGGGCGTCAGGGTGGGCGTCGGCTATCTCTCCTGGACGGACACGGACATGGTCCGCGGCGCCGACGAGGACGACGTGATGCGCGAGCTGCGGCAGCGGCTGCCGTGGCCGGCGAACCGCACGTATCCGCTGGGTCCCGCCGTGGACCGGATCGTCGCCGGGATCGAGCGGCGCAAGGCCCATGTGTACGCCCAGTGGTGGCTGGGCGGGATGCAGTCGGTGCGGGGCGCTCTGCCGGGGGTCATCGCGGCCGTCGGGCAGCGCGAGATGCGCCGGTTCGGGCCCCGGCTCAGCGGAGTCGCCACGGGTCTTGTGGGCGCGGGCGGCGCGGCTGACCAGCGGGAACGCACCGGGCATACGCAGCGTCACTGA
- a CDS encoding S41 family peptidase, protein MSEDVAYLRFPHLHDDLLCFVAEDDLWIAPLVPEGRTPGRAWRVTVDRTRIGHPRFSPDGRHIAYTTWRSLDPEIHLAPVDGGPARRLGYWGSTDTRVCGWDPDGNILAVSSHGQPFSYFSWAYKVSADGGPGKRLPWGPVSDIAVADIDGCHRTLLLTGKPPHEPAAWKRYRGGAMGRLYLHGERLLADIGGHLDCPMFVDGRIAFLSDHEGVGNLYSCLPDGTDLRRHTDHDAFYARHASSDGGRIVYQCAGDLWIVDDLGPAAEPRKLDVRLGGQRAGRRMYQVPAASHVDGLSVDTTGRASAVSVRGSLYWLTHRDGPARTIADTPGARVRLPEMLGSSDQVAYITDAEGEDAIEIAYLPRASGEPRPRRLAAGELGRVLEMESDPAGERLAIASHDGRLLLITVADETAAPEGAEPPGEPSGKVTELIHCDNGPVRDLAFSPDGAWLTWSHPGIGRSLRLIKMARISGPGPRTVVDVTNGRFEDENPVFTRDGRYLAFLSWRGFDPVYDVHTGDLSFPLGCRPYLVPLSSATPSPFALLPDGRPAAGGLDPAEARTGEGAAAVEVEGLESRVTPFPVSASKYSALYPVSGGGLVWLRWPISGALGETFANPADPSPRPTLEYFDITKARKTELVGHLDSFAVSGDGSRLVVVDDGDLRAVPATETGDGDSTVYIDLRRILHEVDPPAEWRQAYDEAGRLIRAYFWDPGMSGIDWDGVLEQYRPLVERVASPDEFADLLREVLGELGTSHAYVTPARRNEGPPHYQRAMGLLGANLARRDEGWVVRRILPGDSSDSKARSPLAGTGIREGAVLTHVDGRTVDPVTGPYPLLSAAGGTTVELTFRPPDAEGPARRVAIVPLIDERPLRYQDWVAKRRDVVREISGGKCGYLHIPDMGGSGWAQFNRDLRAEMSLPALIVDVRGNAGGHISELVIEKLTRTILGWDLTRNAQPVSYASNAPRGPIVALADEATSSDGDMITAAFRLLGLGPVVGQRTWGGVVGMTGRHRLGDGTVITVPMNAAWFDEYGWSVENHGVDPDIFAERPPLDWAEGKRTDLETAVQVALDRLAQHPAATPPGYDKVPDRRRPKLPPRT, encoded by the coding sequence GTGAGTGAAGACGTCGCGTACCTCCGCTTCCCCCATCTGCACGACGACTTGCTGTGCTTCGTGGCCGAGGACGACCTCTGGATCGCCCCCCTCGTCCCCGAAGGCCGCACCCCGGGCCGCGCCTGGCGGGTCACTGTCGACCGGACCCGGATCGGTCACCCGCGCTTCTCGCCGGACGGGCGCCACATCGCGTACACGACCTGGCGCAGCCTGGACCCGGAGATCCATCTGGCGCCGGTCGACGGCGGTCCGGCGCGCCGGCTCGGCTACTGGGGCTCGACCGACACCCGGGTGTGCGGCTGGGACCCGGACGGCAACATCCTCGCCGTCTCCTCGCACGGCCAGCCGTTCTCGTACTTCTCCTGGGCCTACAAGGTGTCCGCGGACGGCGGCCCCGGGAAGCGCCTCCCCTGGGGTCCGGTCTCCGACATCGCGGTCGCCGACATCGACGGCTGCCACCGCACGCTGCTGCTCACCGGAAAGCCCCCGCACGAACCGGCCGCCTGGAAGCGGTACCGGGGCGGGGCGATGGGGCGGCTCTATCTGCACGGGGAGCGGCTGCTTGCGGACATCGGCGGCCATCTGGACTGCCCGATGTTCGTGGACGGGAGGATCGCGTTCCTCTCCGACCACGAGGGCGTCGGCAACCTCTACTCCTGCCTGCCCGACGGCACCGATCTGCGCCGGCACACCGACCACGACGCCTTCTACGCCCGGCACGCCTCCAGCGACGGCGGCAGGATCGTCTACCAGTGCGCGGGCGACCTGTGGATCGTCGACGACCTGGGGCCCGCCGCCGAGCCGCGCAAGCTCGACGTACGCCTCGGGGGCCAGCGCGCCGGGCGGCGGATGTACCAGGTCCCGGCCGCCAGCCACGTCGACGGCCTGTCGGTCGACACGACGGGCCGGGCCAGCGCCGTCTCCGTGCGCGGCAGCCTCTACTGGCTGACCCACCGCGACGGTCCGGCCAGGACGATCGCCGACACCCCGGGCGCCCGGGTGCGGCTCCCCGAGATGCTGGGCAGCAGCGACCAGGTCGCGTACATCACCGACGCCGAGGGCGAGGACGCGATCGAGATCGCGTATCTGCCGCGGGCGAGCGGCGAGCCCCGGCCGCGGCGGCTGGCCGCGGGCGAGCTGGGGCGGGTGCTGGAGATGGAGTCGGACCCCGCGGGCGAGCGGCTCGCGATCGCCTCGCACGACGGACGCCTGCTACTGATCACGGTCGCCGACGAGACAGCGGCGCCCGAGGGTGCCGAGCCGCCCGGGGAACCCAGCGGCAAGGTCACCGAGCTGATCCACTGCGACAACGGTCCGGTACGCGATCTCGCCTTCTCACCCGACGGCGCCTGGCTGACCTGGTCGCACCCGGGGATCGGGCGCTCGCTGCGGCTGATCAAGATGGCGCGGATCTCCGGGCCGGGGCCCCGCACGGTCGTCGACGTCACCAACGGCCGCTTCGAGGACGAGAATCCGGTCTTCACCCGCGACGGCCGCTATCTGGCCTTCCTGTCGTGGCGCGGCTTCGACCCGGTGTACGACGTGCACACCGGGGACCTGTCGTTCCCGCTGGGCTGCCGCCCCTACCTCGTACCGCTGTCGTCCGCGACCCCGTCGCCGTTCGCGCTGCTGCCCGACGGGCGGCCGGCGGCCGGGGGGCTCGATCCGGCGGAGGCCCGCACCGGCGAGGGCGCGGCCGCGGTCGAGGTGGAGGGGCTGGAGAGCCGGGTCACGCCGTTCCCGGTGTCCGCGTCCAAGTACTCGGCGCTGTATCCGGTCAGCGGCGGCGGCCTCGTCTGGCTGCGCTGGCCGATCTCGGGCGCGCTGGGCGAGACCTTCGCCAACCCCGCGGATCCCTCGCCCCGGCCGACGCTCGAGTACTTCGACATCACCAAGGCCCGCAAGACCGAACTCGTGGGCCACCTCGACTCGTTCGCGGTCAGCGGCGACGGCAGTCGGCTGGTGGTCGTGGACGACGGCGATCTGCGGGCGGTCCCGGCGACCGAGACGGGGGACGGCGACTCGACCGTCTACATCGATCTGCGCCGGATCCTGCACGAGGTGGACCCGCCGGCGGAGTGGCGGCAGGCGTACGACGAGGCGGGGCGGCTCATCCGCGCGTACTTCTGGGACCCGGGGATGTCGGGCATCGACTGGGACGGGGTGCTGGAGCAGTACCGTCCGCTCGTCGAACGGGTCGCATCGCCCGACGAGTTCGCCGATCTGCTCCGCGAAGTCCTGGGCGAGCTGGGCACGTCGCACGCGTACGTCACGCCGGCCCGGCGCAACGAGGGCCCGCCGCACTACCAGCGGGCGATGGGCCTCCTCGGCGCCAACCTCGCCCGCCGGGACGAGGGCTGGGTGGTCAGGCGGATCCTGCCCGGCGACTCGTCCGACTCCAAGGCCCGCTCCCCGCTGGCCGGTACGGGCATCCGCGAGGGCGCCGTACTCACCCATGTCGACGGGCGCACGGTGGATCCGGTGACCGGGCCCTATCCGCTGCTGTCGGCGGCGGGCGGCACGACCGTCGAGCTGACCTTCCGGCCGCCCGACGCCGAAGGGCCGGCCCGGCGGGTCGCGATCGTGCCGCTGATCGACGAACGGCCGCTGCGCTACCAGGACTGGGTGGCCAAGCGCCGTGACGTCGTACGGGAGATCAGCGGCGGCAAGTGCGGGTACCTGCACATCCCGGACATGGGCGGCTCGGGCTGGGCGCAGTTCAACCGCGATCTGCGGGCGGAGATGTCCCTTCCGGCGCTGATCGTGGACGTACGCGGCAACGCCGGCGGGCACATCAGCGAGCTGGTGATCGAGAAGCTGACCCGGACGATCCTCGGCTGGGATCTGACGCGCAACGCCCAGCCCGTCTCGTACGCCTCGAACGCGCCGCGCGGCCCGATCGTCGCGCTCGCCGACGAGGCGACGTCCTCGGACGGGGACATGATCACGGCGGCCTTCCGGCTGCTGGGGCTCGGCCCGGTGGTGGGTCAGCGCACCTGGGGCGGCGTCGTCGGGATGACGGGGCGGCACCGGCTCGGGGACGGCACGGTGATCACGGTGCCGATGAACGCGGCGTGGTTCGACGAGTACGGCTGGTCCGTCGAGAACCACGGCGTGGACCCGGACATCTTCGCGGAGCGCCCCCCGCTGGACTGGGCCGAGGGCAAGCGCACCGACCTCGAAACGGCGGTCCAGGTCGCCCTCGACCGCCTCGCCCAGCACCCGGCGGCGACACCTCCGGGCTACGACAAGGTCCCGGACCGCCGCCGGCCGAAGCTCCCACCGCGGACGTAG
- a CDS encoding energy-coupling factor ABC transporter permease, which translates to MHVPDGFINLPVSGAAGAVAAGAVAVSLRGARRELGGTSHTEGYGGERTAPLAGLVAAFIFAVQMLNFPVAAGTSGHLLGGALAAILVGPYTGVLCIAVVLLLQGILFADGGITALGVNITVMGVVTVVVAYALFRGLVRVLPRKRSSITVASFAAALVSVPAAAAAFTLIYAIGGTTDVPTGTVLSAMVGVHVLIGIGEAVITMLTVGAVVSVRPDLVYGARGLSAPLKLRVGGELVDAAPSPAAPAPVASARPVWIAGLVTSLVLAGFVSFYASANPDGLEKVAADKGIDKNVEDHAAADSPLADYGVKDVDNVRVSGGLAGVIGVGATVAVGTGLFVVVRRRQGASKDPVATHVPTETV; encoded by the coding sequence ATGCATGTCCCAGACGGATTCATCAATCTGCCCGTCTCCGGTGCGGCCGGTGCCGTCGCCGCCGGTGCCGTCGCCGTCAGCCTGCGCGGCGCCCGCCGGGAGCTTGGGGGCACCTCCCATACCGAAGGCTATGGGGGAGAGAGGACCGCGCCGCTGGCCGGTCTCGTCGCCGCCTTCATCTTCGCCGTGCAGATGCTGAACTTCCCGGTCGCGGCCGGTACGAGCGGACACCTGCTGGGCGGAGCCCTGGCGGCGATCCTCGTCGGGCCGTACACGGGCGTCCTCTGCATCGCCGTCGTCCTGCTGCTCCAGGGCATCCTCTTCGCGGACGGCGGCATCACCGCACTGGGCGTCAACATCACGGTGATGGGCGTCGTCACGGTCGTCGTCGCCTACGCGCTCTTCCGCGGCCTGGTGCGCGTGCTGCCGAGGAAGCGCAGCTCCATCACGGTGGCCTCGTTCGCCGCCGCGCTCGTCTCGGTCCCCGCGGCCGCCGCCGCCTTCACGCTGATCTACGCGATCGGCGGCACCACCGACGTCCCGACCGGCACCGTGCTCAGCGCCATGGTCGGCGTGCACGTCCTGATCGGCATCGGCGAGGCCGTCATCACGATGCTGACCGTCGGCGCCGTCGTCTCCGTACGCCCCGACCTCGTGTACGGGGCGCGCGGGCTGTCCGCACCGCTCAAGCTGCGTGTAGGCGGCGAGCTGGTGGACGCCGCGCCGTCGCCCGCCGCACCCGCACCCGTCGCCTCCGCCCGCCCGGTGTGGATCGCGGGCCTCGTGACCTCCCTCGTGCTGGCCGGTTTCGTCTCCTTCTACGCCTCCGCCAACCCCGACGGCCTGGAGAAGGTCGCGGCCGACAAGGGCATCGACAAGAACGTCGAGGACCATGCGGCAGCCGACTCGCCCCTCGCCGACTACGGCGTCAAGGACGTCGACAACGTCCGGGTCTCCGGCGGTCTGGCCGGGGTGATCGGGGTCGGCGCCACGGTGGCGGTGGGCACCGGGCTCTTCGTCGTGGTGCGCCGCCGCCAGGGCGCGAGCAAGGACCCCGTCGCCACCCACGTGCCGACGGAAACCGTCTGA
- a CDS encoding SsgA family sporulation/cell division regulator, with translation MSPAVERPSVEEHANAVAVEVHAKAVEVHAKARIVNDAPHYRSVPVALRYEPGDDPGTVRFAFPTGIVWTVPRELLETGLRAPARRGDVAIWPCGRAQVVVEFHSPEGVAVVQFDSRPLLRFLRHTHAEVAAPATKS, from the coding sequence ATGTCCCCCGCTGTCGAGCGCCCCTCCGTGGAAGAGCATGCCAACGCCGTCGCCGTGGAAGTGCACGCCAAAGCCGTGGAAGTGCACGCCAAAGCCCGGATCGTCAACGACGCCCCTCACTACCGGTCGGTGCCGGTGGCTCTGCGCTACGAACCGGGGGACGATCCCGGCACCGTCCGCTTCGCCTTCCCCACCGGCATCGTCTGGACCGTCCCGCGCGAGCTGCTGGAGACGGGGCTGCGCGCCCCCGCCCGCCGCGGCGACGTCGCGATCTGGCCATGCGGCCGCGCCCAGGTGGTGGTGGAGTTCCACTCGCCGGAGGGGGTGGCGGTGGTCCAGTTCGACTCCCGCCCCCTGCTGCGCTTCCTGCGCCACACACACGCAGAGGTGGCCGCGCCCGCCACCAAGTCGTGA
- a CDS encoding RNA-guided endonuclease InsQ/TnpB family protein, which yields MDAQAHAARALWNMLHELCLMCGRGRLPTMAYLDAEVRWARKHVEWMGVLPAQAAQQVLNDYRRAWLNCWNGTAGMPRFKARYRTALVVDVPQGRDLQVKRVHRRWGMVNIPKVGRVRFRWTKDLPGVTKDGPEGRITGARLVKDALGWHIVFRVEAVVEAATARAWADSHVGVDRGVRVPLVLSDGTVRDHAPWLTATEARRLVEYERRAARQRAVRKSGTRTSRRLEITYAKIRELRAIAKRRALDWQHKTTTALADSFALVSVEDLRVSNMVRSAKGSIGAPGRNVAQKSGLNRAIAGEAWGRTVDLLAYKLADRGGLLVKVSPANTSQRCSECGFLHPNNRESQSVFVCKNPECGWSGNADHNAGRNIDEAGLALAPPQDLWWLDTKVALSRRSKVSNPPARARRESPWGEKVNASGGAKTTPKTPIVIVGSPGTGPAWSTPWP from the coding sequence GTGGACGCACAGGCGCACGCAGCACGGGCCCTGTGGAACATGCTCCACGAGCTCTGCCTGATGTGCGGCCGTGGGCGGCTGCCCACGATGGCATATCTGGATGCCGAGGTCCGGTGGGCGCGAAAGCATGTTGAGTGGATGGGTGTGCTGCCTGCCCAGGCTGCGCAGCAGGTGCTGAACGACTACCGACGGGCGTGGCTGAACTGCTGGAACGGCACAGCCGGGATGCCCCGGTTCAAGGCTCGCTACCGAACCGCTCTCGTCGTGGACGTACCGCAGGGGCGGGATCTGCAGGTCAAGCGTGTGCATCGCAGGTGGGGAATGGTCAACATCCCCAAAGTTGGCCGGGTCCGGTTCCGGTGGACCAAGGATCTGCCCGGCGTGACCAAGGACGGCCCGGAAGGACGCATCACCGGGGCCCGCCTCGTGAAGGATGCCCTTGGCTGGCACATAGTCTTCCGAGTGGAGGCGGTAGTCGAAGCGGCTACGGCAAGAGCGTGGGCCGACTCACACGTGGGCGTCGACCGTGGCGTCCGCGTGCCGCTCGTCCTCTCCGACGGAACGGTCCGCGACCACGCCCCCTGGCTGACGGCCACAGAGGCCCGGCGGCTCGTCGAGTACGAAAGAAGGGCAGCTCGTCAGCGCGCGGTCCGCAAGTCTGGTACCCGCACGTCACGACGGCTTGAGATCACCTATGCCAAGATCCGGGAGCTGCGCGCGATAGCCAAGCGCCGAGCCTTGGATTGGCAGCACAAGACAACCACGGCACTGGCCGACTCGTTCGCTCTGGTCTCGGTCGAGGACCTGAGGGTCTCGAACATGGTCAGGTCCGCCAAGGGGAGTATCGGAGCACCAGGGCGGAACGTCGCACAGAAGTCCGGCCTCAACCGTGCCATCGCGGGAGAGGCGTGGGGCCGCACCGTGGACCTGCTCGCGTACAAGCTGGCCGATCGCGGAGGGCTCCTGGTCAAGGTTTCCCCGGCGAACACGTCGCAGAGATGCTCGGAGTGCGGTTTCCTGCATCCGAACAACCGGGAGTCCCAGTCGGTCTTCGTGTGCAAGAACCCGGAGTGCGGCTGGTCGGGCAACGCCGACCACAATGCTGGACGAAATATCGATGAGGCGGGTCTCGCACTCGCTCCGCCGCAGGACCTGTGGTGGCTGGACACGAAAGTGGCGCTCTCGCGGCGTAGCAAGGTGTCAAACCCTCCGGCGCGCGCCAGGAGGGAGTCTCCCTGGGGAGAGAAGGTCAACGCCAGTGGGGGAGCAAAAACCACCCCGAAAACCCCCATCGTGATCGTGGGCTCTCCCGGTACGGGGCCCGCGTGGTCAACGCCGTGGCCGTGA
- the cbiQ gene encoding cobalt ECF transporter T component CbiQ, whose translation MGAGHTHKLYRHGHSPVHALPPHCKIAAALCFVLIVVATPREAVWAFGLYAVLLGAVAAVARIPAGFLLRRLLIELPFVAFALLMPFVVPGERTELLGISLSVPGLWGAWNILAKGTLGVATSVLLASTTELRALLLGLQRLRLPPLMVQIASFMIRYGDVITDEMRRMSIARRSRGFEARGVCHWGVLAKSAGALFIRSYERGERVHLAMVSRGYAGTMPVIDEVTADRAQWAYAAALPFSALAVCLLGWTL comes from the coding sequence ATGGGCGCCGGCCACACACACAAGCTCTACCGGCACGGGCACTCGCCGGTCCACGCGCTGCCCCCGCACTGCAAGATCGCCGCGGCGCTGTGCTTCGTGCTGATCGTGGTCGCCACGCCGCGCGAGGCGGTGTGGGCCTTCGGCCTGTACGCCGTGCTGCTCGGCGCGGTCGCCGCCGTGGCCCGCATCCCCGCGGGCTTTCTGCTGCGCCGGCTGCTGATCGAGCTCCCGTTCGTCGCCTTCGCGCTGCTCATGCCCTTCGTCGTGCCGGGCGAGCGGACCGAGCTGCTCGGGATCTCCCTCTCCGTCCCCGGGCTGTGGGGCGCCTGGAACATCCTCGCCAAGGGGACCCTGGGCGTCGCCACCTCCGTCCTGCTCGCGTCGACCACCGAGCTGCGCGCGCTGCTGCTCGGACTCCAGCGGCTCAGACTGCCGCCGCTGATGGTGCAGATCGCGTCCTTCATGATCCGCTACGGCGACGTCATCACCGACGAGATGCGGCGGATGTCCATCGCCCGCCGCTCGCGCGGCTTCGAGGCGCGCGGCGTATGCCACTGGGGCGTGCTCGCCAAGTCCGCGGGCGCGCTGTTCATCCGCTCCTACGAGCGCGGTGAGCGGGTGCATCTGGCCATGGTCAGCCGGGGGTACGCGGGCACCATGCCGGTCATCGACGAGGTGACCGCCGACCGCGCGCAGTGGGCGTACGCCGCCGCGCTCCCGTTCTCGGCACTCGCCGTCTGTCTGCTTGGCTGGACCCTATGA
- a CDS encoding flavin-containing monooxygenase, giving the protein MGRQHEHVRVAVIGSGFGGLGAAVRLRREGITDFVVLERAGSVGGTWRDNSYPGCACDVPSHLYSFSFAPNPDWPRTFSGQEHIRAYLEHVTDTFRLRPHIRFDHEVTMMRWDADELRWEIETSQGRLTADVVVSATGPLSDPKIPEIPGLAGFPGKVFHSSRWDHDHDLRGKRVAMIGTGASAIQIVPAIQPEAERLTLFQRTPPWVMPRMDRRITGAERWLHRQLPFTGAARRGLLWGIRELQVSAFTKRPKELGLVESLAKANMNRAIKDPALRAKLTPSYRIGCKRILLSSDYYPALARPNVDVVASGLAEIRGSTLVAADGTEAEVDAIVFGTGFHVTDMPIAERVVGVEGHTLAEAWKDGMESLRGATAAGFPNWMTIIGPNTGLGNSSMILMIESQLNYMADYLRQLALLSGGTPPGPPVLGGRVALGARASAVGAWNRRVQERMKRTVWNTGGCTSWYLDASGRNTTIWPGTTGEFRRETRQVDLAEYEVIRPPRPSRAGDDASQLVAEEAK; this is encoded by the coding sequence ATGGGCCGGCAGCACGAGCACGTACGAGTGGCGGTGATCGGATCCGGATTCGGCGGCCTCGGGGCCGCCGTCCGGCTGCGCCGCGAAGGGATCACCGACTTCGTCGTCCTGGAACGGGCCGGATCGGTCGGCGGGACGTGGCGCGACAACAGCTATCCGGGGTGCGCCTGCGACGTGCCGTCCCACCTCTACTCGTTCTCGTTCGCGCCCAACCCCGACTGGCCGCGCACCTTCTCCGGCCAGGAGCACATCCGCGCGTATCTGGAGCACGTCACCGACACCTTCCGGCTCCGCCCGCACATCCGCTTCGACCACGAAGTGACGATGATGCGCTGGGACGCGGACGAGCTGCGCTGGGAGATCGAGACCTCGCAGGGCAGGCTCACCGCCGATGTCGTGGTGTCGGCCACCGGTCCGCTCTCCGACCCGAAGATCCCCGAGATCCCCGGGCTCGCCGGCTTCCCCGGCAAGGTCTTCCACTCCTCCCGCTGGGACCACGACCACGACCTGCGCGGAAAGCGCGTCGCGATGATCGGGACCGGTGCCTCCGCGATCCAGATCGTGCCCGCCATCCAGCCCGAGGCGGAGCGGCTCACGCTGTTCCAGCGGACCCCGCCGTGGGTGATGCCGCGGATGGACCGGCGGATCACCGGGGCCGAGCGCTGGCTGCACCGGCAGCTGCCGTTCACCGGGGCCGCGCGCCGCGGACTGCTCTGGGGCATCAGGGAGTTGCAGGTCAGCGCGTTCACCAAGCGGCCGAAGGAGCTCGGGCTCGTCGAGTCGCTCGCCAAGGCCAATATGAACAGGGCCATCAAGGACCCGGCGCTGCGGGCGAAGCTGACGCCCTCGTACCGCATCGGCTGCAAGCGCATCCTGCTGTCCAGCGACTACTACCCGGCGCTCGCGCGGCCCAACGTGGACGTCGTCGCCTCGGGACTGGCGGAGATACGCGGCTCGACGCTCGTCGCCGCCGACGGGACCGAGGCCGAGGTGGACGCGATCGTCTTCGGCACCGGCTTCCACGTCACCGACATGCCCATCGCCGAGCGGGTCGTCGGCGTGGAAGGGCACACGCTCGCCGAGGCGTGGAAGGACGGCATGGAGTCGCTGCGCGGCGCGACCGCCGCCGGATTCCCCAACTGGATGACGATCATCGGCCCCAACACGGGCCTCGGGAACAGCTCGATGATCCTGATGATCGAGTCCCAGCTGAACTACATGGCCGACTACCTGCGCCAGTTGGCTCTGCTTTCCGGGGGGACACCCCCCGGACCCCCCGTCCTGGGCGGCCGTGTCGCGCTCGGCGCGCGCGCCTCCGCCGTCGGCGCCTGGAACAGGCGCGTGCAGGAGCGGATGAAGCGGACCGTGTGGAACACGGGCGGCTGCACCAGCTGGTACCTGGACGCGAGCGGCCGCAACACCACCATCTGGCCCGGTACGACAGGAGAGTTCCGGCGCGAGACACGGCAGGTGGACCTCGCCGAGTACGAGGTCATCCGCCCGCCCCGGCCGTCTCGTGCCGGCGACGATGCCTCACAGCTCGTCGCGGAGGAGGCCAAGTGA